TGAAGCCGCTTCAAGCGAAAATCAAAGGGAAACTGGAATTTTTTTTCGGTAAAAAATGGGCGCCTTTGAAAGGCTTCTTTTCTTATTTATCGCATTTCTTACACGAACATGGTTTCAGGAAGGCTGACAGGCATCATCTTCTGCGTATCCGCAGCCATGGACACCTTTTCCACTGCTTCGAGGAATTCTTCCATCTCAACCATTTCCTTATCTTTTCTGACCGCGAACATACCTGCTTCGGTAGCTATAGCCTTCAGGTCTGCTCCGCTCATCCCTTCTGTAGCTTTTGCAAGCTTCTTAAAGTCGATGTCTTCTGAAAGAGTCATCTTTTCACAATGGATCTCGAGGATTTTTCCTCTAGCTTCCACCCCGGGCATCGGAACATGGACAAGCCTGTCAAAACGGCCTGGCCTGAGAATTGCAGGGTCAAGGACATCCGGTCTGTTTGTTGCTGCAATAATCCGAATGTTCTTTCTCTTGTCAAAGCCATCCATTTCTGCAAGAAGCTGCATCAAAGTTCTCTGAACTTCTCTATCTGCGCCAGTCGTCTCGTTTAAACGCCTTGCAGCTATCGAGTCCAGCTCATCAATAAAGATGATACTGGGAGCTTTTTTCCGTGCCATCTCGAAGATTTCCCTGACCAGTTTGGAGCCGTCCCCTATGTATTTTTGTACAAGCTCAGAACCCACGACTCTGATGAATGTCGCATTTGTTCTATGAGCTACGGCTTTTGCAAGCAGAGTTTTGCCCGTTCCCGGAAGCCCGTAGAGTAGTACTCCTTTCGGGGGCTCAATTCCTATCCGGGCAAAGCGTTCAGGTTCGGTTAGCGGAAGTTCGACTGCTTCCTGAAGTTCCTGAATCTGCTCATCTAGACCGCCTATCTGGTCATAGTCCACTTCCACACTTTCGATAACCTCCATTGCAGCGACAAAGGGTTCTTCCGTGGAGGGGATAACCTCTGCAATGGCAAGTGTATGCTGGTTCAAGGCAACCTTTGCCCCTGGCAGCAGTTTTTTCTCGTCAATATACTGTGAGACGTTAACCAGAAACTGAGGTCCGTTACTGCTACGGACAATTATACGATCATTCTTGATCACATCAATAACCGTACCAATGATCAGCGGAGAGGTTTTCATGCGATCGAGCTCTGACTGCAGCTTTCGTATCTCTCTCTCATACTTGATCTTCTGGTTCTCCAAATAGCGTTTCTCGGACTCTATCTGGCTACACTGCTCTTCCAGAAAACTGTTGCGGCTTTCGAGTTGCCTCACTCGGTCCTGGACGCTTTCAGTTGACTCCCCCAGCTCTCCAGGCTCGATTCCGTCATACACAGATCCGGGCTTTACAAGGTGACTGCGCATGCTTTCATCCTTACTTTTGGTACTATCCGTCATGGAGCTCCGAATATTATTTAAGTTCATACCGTATATAGCGTTTTCGAAGTGATCAATATGCAGTGCGAAATATGTGGTGCAGAGATCCGCGGAAAGCCTATATGCATTACAATTGATAACAGCGAACTCCAGGTCTGCCAGAAGTGTGCTCCTTACGGGAAGCCCGTTGATAAGCGGACCCCCGTATCAAGGAAAGTCTCTCCGGTGGTTCGTACGGTACCACGAACTGAAAAGAGGCCAAGAAAGGACTTTTTCGATATTTTAAAAGATGAGCTCCTGGACAATTACGATCAGATTATCCGGGAAGCCAGAGAATCCAGAGGCTGGTCTCAGGAAGACCTGGCTGAAAATATCAAGGAAAAAGCATCTCTCATCAAAAAGATAGAACGAAGAGAAATCGTACCCGAAGATTCCGTTAGAAAGAAACTGGAACATACCCTTAATATCAAACTTACCGAACGCGTGGATGTCGCAGAGCAGGAAGTTTCTCACATGAGAAAAGATACCACTCTGGGCGACATAGTAAAAATAAAGCGCAAATAAGCTGTGAGTTTTGACTGTAAAGCTTTAAATTGAGGTTCTGTTTCCAGCAGCAGCAACTGTTTCCGGCAGTTTTTCTCCTTCCGAAACAAATAGATGGAGAGAGCTTATGTCCGAAGAGGCTCAAAACAATGCCTCTTCGAATATCCGCTCGAGAGGACTTTTTTATCGATACATGCGGTCTTTTCGTGCCTCTCTGTATTTTTCCGTGGTTCATCAGGAACTTTCTGCCTTTTTATATTTTTTTTACGATTTTTATGGCACTCTTTTCAGAATCGGTTTTTCCAGGGACTGTTAAAGTTCGATTTCTATATCGTAAACCTTTTCCGGATTTTCTTTATGGATGGTCCAGAATGGTTCTTCTCCATAATTTTCCATCAGTTTCAAGGTCCTTTTCGGGATTGTTTTTGGGCCAAGTACAGCGCCAGGCCTATCAGGGTCATCGATATAGTCCGTTTCCATCATAAAACGAGTTCCCTCCTCAATTGCCTGCTCGATTGCCCCTTTAACCGATATTACTCCTGGAAAAATCCCGAGTTCCTCGCAGGCTTTTACAAGAGGCGGAGAGTAATGTTTGACTACCCTGTACATTTTTATCCCTGTTTTTTTTGCCCTTTCAGCTATGTCCCGAAGCTCGGGTTCCCCCACACTTTCGGTATGAAGCTGGACTGCGCAGTCCTGTTCTTTTCCGAGAGAAAAGGCATGTTCCATTATCTCGTTTGAAGCTTCCCAGACATCTGCGGGCACAGGATAATGCGGGCGTCCTGACTTTATTCCTACTGCAAGACCCCTTTCTACATATCCAGCAGCAAGTTCAAGCCCTTTTTTCATGGTTTCTCTGGCTTCTGCCAGTTCCATGTACTCCGTAAGCTTTGAGATCTCAGCAGGATGAACCCCGAGAACCGGAAAAGCACTAACTCCTATATCGCAGATTTTCGATGCAATTTCTACTGTCTCGTCAAATACTGCAAGGTAGTCTTCGGGTTTTTTGACCGCAATCCCAAGAGACCAGCTTGGTTTGGTGACCAGAATTATATGGGTTCCACCTGAATTCTTAAACTCCTTTACAGCTTCAAGGCCTCTAGCCCTTGGGTCTATATGCATATGGTTGTCGGTAATCGGAATTTTTGCAGGCATGATTGTTTCCTCGAATGTTTTCTGAGAACTTTCTTCAAGACTATCTATTATTAAAACCAATTCTATTAGAGTAGAAGGAAGGGTTATATTCTGCAATCCCTTATCTACTTCAAGGAATCCAGTATCTATTTCCAGGAAGTACTACTCTATATTATTACCCAAAAGTTGAAATATGAGCCTTACATTGAGTACGCGGCAAGATTCAATTATACTTACCAAGTTCTTAGAAAAGTTCCCCCTTTTTTAGCTTTTCATCGCTACGGTTCTTTTAACACGAACCCTATAGATCTGGTGATAACATGACTAAAACCGCAGCAGTAATCAAAGGTGACGGGGTAGGCCCCGAACTCGT
The genomic region above belongs to Methanosarcina horonobensis HB-1 = JCM 15518 and contains:
- a CDS encoding proteasome-activating nucleotidase, which produces MTDSTKSKDESMRSHLVKPGSVYDGIEPGELGESTESVQDRVRQLESRNSFLEEQCSQIESEKRYLENQKIKYEREIRKLQSELDRMKTSPLIIGTVIDVIKNDRIIVRSSNGPQFLVNVSQYIDEKKLLPGAKVALNQHTLAIAEVIPSTEEPFVAAMEVIESVEVDYDQIGGLDEQIQELQEAVELPLTEPERFARIGIEPPKGVLLYGLPGTGKTLLAKAVAHRTNATFIRVVGSELVQKYIGDGSKLVREIFEMARKKAPSIIFIDELDSIAARRLNETTGADREVQRTLMQLLAEMDGFDKRKNIRIIAATNRPDVLDPAILRPGRFDRLVHVPMPGVEARGKILEIHCEKMTLSEDIDFKKLAKATEGMSGADLKAIATEAGMFAVRKDKEMVEMEEFLEAVEKVSMAADTQKMMPVSLPETMFV
- a CDS encoding multiprotein bridging factor aMBF1, whose amino-acid sequence is MQCEICGAEIRGKPICITIDNSELQVCQKCAPYGKPVDKRTPVSRKVSPVVRTVPRTEKRPRKDFFDILKDELLDNYDQIIREARESRGWSQEDLAENIKEKASLIKKIERREIVPEDSVRKKLEHTLNIKLTERVDVAEQEVSHMRKDTTLGDIVKIKRK
- a CDS encoding TatD family hydrolase; protein product: MPAKIPITDNHMHIDPRARGLEAVKEFKNSGGTHIILVTKPSWSLGIAVKKPEDYLAVFDETVEIASKICDIGVSAFPVLGVHPAEISKLTEYMELAEARETMKKGLELAAGYVERGLAVGIKSGRPHYPVPADVWEASNEIMEHAFSLGKEQDCAVQLHTESVGEPELRDIAERAKKTGIKMYRVVKHYSPPLVKACEELGIFPGVISVKGAIEQAIEEGTRFMMETDYIDDPDRPGAVLGPKTIPKRTLKLMENYGEEPFWTIHKENPEKVYDIEIEL